CTACCCGCTGGAGCTTGAACGCGACCGCGTCGTCTTCTTCCCGCTGAGCTGGACGGTGGTACACCCGATAGATGAGAGCAGCCCGCTTTACGGGCTGACCGACGACGAACTGCGGCGCAGCAGCGCGGAGTTCTTGATTCTGCTCACCGGCATGGACGAGACCTTTTCGCAGATGGTTCACACGCGCTCGTCTTACGCCGCTCATGATCTCATCTGGAATGCGCGCTTCGCCAACGTCTTCAACCGTCGCGTCGGCCAGGAGATGCTGACCATTGATGTGCGCCGGCTGCATGACATCGAGTCGCTCGACGTGGCAGAGGCGGCGCGCGAGGCGTAAACGCGCTGGCGCGCGCAGCAGAGATCGATGATTTTCTGATCGAAAGGCGAATGCGCATGAAACCTCTCAACACGGCACCGACAGCCTTGCTTCTCTTGTTGCTGTGCATCCCGGCCGCCGCGCAATGGCGCACGCAAGCTGGCAATACGACGGCGGACCTGCGCGGCTTGAGCGTCGTCAACTCCCAGGTCGTCTGGGCGAGCGGCTCACAGGGAACCTTCACGCGCACGACAGACGGCGGCGCGACCTGGCAGGCGGGCAAGGTGCCGGGCGCCGAGCAGCTCGACTTCCGCGACGTCGAAGCCTTTGACGCCAACACCGCTTACCTGTTGAGCGCCGGCAAAGACCAGCTCTCGCGCATCTATAAAACTTCGGACGGCGGCGCGCACTGGGCCTTGCAGTTCACCAATCATTTGCCCGAAGCCTTCTTTGACGCCATAGCTTTCTGGGATCGCGACCACGGCATCGCCTTGAGCGACCCGGTCAATGGCCGCTTTGTGATGGTTGCTACAGATAACGGCGGCAGGACATGGAATGACGTGCCGGCGACCAACCTGCCGCCGGCAATAAACGGCGAAGGCGGGTTTGCCGCGAGCGGCACCTGTCTGATCGCCCAGGGCCAGGCGAACGCATGGTTTGTCACCGGCGGCGCGGTGGCGCGCGTCTTTCGTTCCGCTGACCGCGGGCGCAGTTGGACGGTGACGAGCGCGCCCCTTAGCAGCGGCGTCGAATCGGCGGGCATCTTTTCAATCGCCTTCAAC
The DNA window shown above is from Blastocatellia bacterium and carries:
- a CDS encoding glycosyl hydrolase → MKPLNTAPTALLLLLLCIPAAAQWRTQAGNTTADLRGLSVVNSQVVWASGSQGTFTRTTDGGATWQAGKVPGAEQLDFRDVEAFDANTAYLLSAGKDQLSRIYKTSDGGAHWALQFTNHLPEAFFDAIAFWDRDHGIALSDPVNGRFVMVATDNGGRTWNDVPATNLPPAINGEGGFAASGTCLIAQGQANAWFVTGGAVARVFRSADRGRSWTVTSAPLSSGVESAGIFSIAFNDATHGVIVGGDYRKPTEAGDNIALSDDGGRTWKLSRGSRPAGYRSGAAYVAPLTVIAVGTSGSDYSTDGGASWTRLDGENYNSVAARAGVVWAVGPRGRIARLDGLPGGRRLSAARATDKITPVM